A stretch of Oscillospiraceae bacterium DNA encodes these proteins:
- a CDS encoding alpha/beta hydrolase translates to MISKYDIVYKDGLCLDLHLPESADFDLFVYFHGGGLSGGNKKNTEVFAKTLAKNSIATASVEYRMYPTAKFPDFIEDAACSVRWLKDNIGAYGKLNRIFVGGSSAGGYISMMLCFDGRYFEKVGVKPTDIDAYIHDAGQPTSHFNVLKEMGKDSRRVIVDETAPMFFVGTEEKYPPMLFIVSDNDMFGRYEQTMLMIKTLEHFGHKDNVKLKLMHSSHCAYIYKTDENGEGILGNVINSFIKDISETKKH, encoded by the coding sequence ACAAGGATGGTCTTTGCCTGGACCTGCATCTTCCCGAAAGTGCAGATTTTGATTTGTTTGTGTACTTCCACGGCGGAGGCCTCAGCGGAGGCAACAAAAAAAACACAGAGGTTTTTGCAAAAACTCTGGCAAAAAACAGTATTGCAACGGCATCGGTTGAATACAGAATGTACCCTACGGCAAAATTCCCCGATTTCATTGAAGATGCGGCATGCTCTGTAAGATGGCTTAAGGATAACATAGGTGCTTACGGCAAGCTGAACCGCATTTTTGTCGGAGGAAGCAGTGCGGGCGGATACATATCCATGATGCTTTGTTTTGACGGCAGATATTTTGAAAAGGTGGGCGTGAAGCCTACCGATATAGACGCATATATTCACGATGCGGGTCAGCCCACTTCTCATTTCAATGTACTCAAGGAAATGGGAAAGGACAGCAGAAGAGTTATTGTGGACGAAACTGCTCCTATGTTCTTTGTGGGAACCGAAGAAAAGTATCCACCCATGCTTTTTATAGTTTCGGACAATGATATGTTCGGACGTTATGAACAGACTATGCTTATGATCAAAACCCTGGAGCACTTCGGGCATAAGGATAATGTCAAGCTTAAGCTTATGCATTCGAGCCACTGTGCATATATCTACAAGACGGACGAAAACGGAGAGGGTATACTGGGCAACGTTATAAACTCATTTATCAAGGATATTTCGGAAACAAAGAAGCATTAG